A section of the Xiphias gladius isolate SHS-SW01 ecotype Sanya breed wild chromosome 10, ASM1685928v1, whole genome shotgun sequence genome encodes:
- the chp1 gene encoding calcineurin B homologous protein 1, which translates to MGSRASSLLREEEIEEIKKETGFSHSQITRLYSRFTSLDKGENGTLSREDFQRIPELAINPLGDRIINAFFPEGEDQVNFRGFMRTLAHFRPIEDNEKNKNSTASEPLNSRTNKLLFAFRLYDLDRDDKISRDELLQVLRMMVGVNISDEQLGSIADRTIQEADTNGDNSISFNEFIKVLEKVDVEQKMSIRFLH; encoded by the exons ATGGGATCCAGAGCGTCATCGTTACTCAGAGAAGAGGAAATTGAAGAAATTAAGAAGGAGACCGGCT TCTCCCACAGTCAGATAACTCGCCTGTACAGTCGCTTCACCAGTCTGGATAAAGGTGAAAACGGCACTCTCAG TCGAGAAGATTTCCAGAGGATCCCAGAGTTGGCCATCAATCCTCTGGGAGACCGAATAATCAATGCATTCTTTCCTGAGGG AGAGGACCAGGTAAACTTCAGGGGCTTCATGCGGACCTTGGCTCACTTCAGACCGATTGAGGACAATGAGAAGAACAAGAACTCGACTGCCAGCGAGCCACTCAACAGCAGGACAAACAAACTGCTCT TTGCTTTCCGCCTGTATGACCTTGACAGAGATGACAAAATTTCTCGGGATGAGCTGCTGCAG GTCTTGAGGATGATGGTTGGCGTAAACATTTCAGATGAACAGCTTGGCAGCATTGCTGACCGGACCATCCAGGAGGCTGACACGAACGGGGATAACTCCATTTCCTTCAATGAATTCATCAAG GTCTTGGAGAAGGTGGATGTGGAGCAGAAAATGAGCATCCGGTTCCTGCACTGA